In one Streptomyces venezuelae genomic region, the following are encoded:
- a CDS encoding methyltransferase domain-containing protein — protein MTRIDGHLLDPRQYPGPRALSDHRQLSDSGSSGARSCSDAFAALFDTTTFGHAERLGIGPGWRCWEVGAGGTSVISWLAKRVGPTGRVLATDIDISWQTRAARSPLEVRIHDIAADPPPVGGFDLVHARLVLADVADRERALASMLRALRPGGRLLVEEPDFALQPLACPDEHGPAQEAANRLRRGVHALLTERGTDLAYGRRLPRLLRDAGLRQVASDVYFPLASPAAAALEAATLQHLRPDLTAAGLATSEDIDHHVSTVATGTLDLATAPLVSAWGRKA, from the coding sequence ATGACGCGAATCGACGGTCACCTCCTCGACCCCCGGCAGTACCCAGGTCCCCGTGCGCTCTCCGACCACCGTCAGCTCTCCGACTCCGGGTCGTCAGGGGCGCGGTCGTGCTCCGACGCCTTCGCCGCGCTCTTCGACACCACGACCTTCGGACACGCCGAGCGCCTCGGCATCGGGCCGGGCTGGCGCTGCTGGGAGGTCGGGGCGGGTGGCACGTCCGTGATCTCCTGGCTCGCCAAGCGGGTCGGGCCCACGGGACGGGTCCTCGCGACCGACATCGACATCTCCTGGCAGACGCGTGCCGCGCGCTCGCCCCTGGAGGTGCGGATCCACGACATCGCGGCCGACCCGCCGCCCGTCGGTGGCTTCGACCTCGTGCACGCGCGGCTCGTGCTGGCCGACGTGGCCGACCGGGAGCGGGCGCTGGCGTCGATGCTCAGGGCGCTGCGGCCCGGCGGCAGGCTCCTCGTCGAGGAACCGGACTTCGCGCTCCAGCCGCTGGCCTGCCCCGACGAGCACGGGCCCGCCCAGGAGGCCGCGAACCGGCTGCGCCGAGGGGTGCACGCGCTTCTCACAGAGCGGGGCACGGACCTCGCGTACGGACGCAGGCTGCCCCGCCTCCTGCGCGACGCGGGTCTGCGTCAGGTGGCGTCCGACGTGTACTTCCCACTGGCCTCCCCGGCCGCCGCGGCGCTGGAAGCGGCGACGCTCCAGCACCTGCGCCCCGACCTCACCGCGGCGGGCCTGGCCACGTCCGAGGACATCGACCACCACGTGTCGACGGTGGCGACGGGCACCTTGGACCTGGCGACGGCACCCTTGGTGTCGGCCTGGGGCAGAAAGGCGTAG
- a CDS encoding helix-turn-helix domain-containing protein: MSEPRSAPTVGQVVLGRRLQDLRESAGLKREEAAKILRVAPATVRRMETAEVALKIPYLQLLLKSYGVADDEADAFVMLAEEANKPGWWQRFHDILPNWFSMYVSLEGAASLIRSYEPHFVPGLLQTEEYARAVMRSGAIGQTRPADIERYVALRMERQALLTRADAPRLWVVMDETALRRPVGDADLMRDQVDRLLEAAELPHVTLQVATFAAGPHPGTFGPFVLFRFAMAELPDMVYSEYLTGAVYLDARTEVATHLEVMDRMAAQAATAQRTKELLRDLRKEL; the protein is encoded by the coding sequence GTGAGCGAACCGCGGTCCGCGCCGACCGTCGGCCAGGTCGTTCTCGGTCGTCGCCTGCAGGACCTGCGCGAGAGCGCGGGCCTGAAACGCGAGGAGGCGGCGAAGATCCTGCGCGTCGCCCCGGCCACCGTCCGCCGGATGGAGACGGCCGAGGTCGCGCTGAAGATCCCGTATCTCCAGCTGCTCCTGAAGTCGTACGGAGTCGCGGACGACGAGGCGGACGCCTTCGTCATGCTCGCCGAAGAGGCCAACAAGCCCGGCTGGTGGCAGCGCTTCCACGACATCCTGCCGAACTGGTTCAGCATGTACGTCAGCCTGGAGGGGGCCGCGAGCCTCATCAGGTCGTACGAACCCCACTTCGTGCCGGGACTCCTGCAGACCGAGGAGTACGCGCGCGCGGTGATGCGCTCCGGCGCCATCGGCCAGACCCGGCCCGCGGACATCGAGCGGTACGTGGCGCTCCGGATGGAGCGTCAGGCGCTGCTCACGCGTGCGGACGCGCCCCGCCTGTGGGTGGTGATGGACGAGACCGCGCTGCGCAGGCCCGTCGGCGACGCGGACCTGATGCGGGACCAGGTCGACCGGCTCCTCGAAGCCGCCGAACTGCCCCATGTCACCCTGCAGGTCGCGACCTTCGCGGCGGGCCCGCATCCCGGCACGTTCGGACCGTTCGTGCTCTTCCGCTTCGCCATGGCGGAGCTGCCCGACATGGTCTACAGCGAGTACCTGACCGGCGCCGTCTACCTCGACGCGCGCACAGAGGTGGCGACCCACCTCGAGGTCATGGACCGCATGGCGGCGCAGGCCGCCACCGCACAACGCACGAAGGAGCTCCTCCGGGACCTCCGCAAGGAGCTGTGA
- a CDS encoding DUF397 domain-containing protein, with protein sequence MDRHRSGTRPAGPRSPGARDDSRSEIRESRIYNGMPARDLGTEGWHKPWSGGNGGNCLEAMKLDDGRVAVRQSADPDGPALIYTYGEIHAFIQGAKAGEADFLLS encoded by the coding sequence ATGGACCGACACCGATCCGGAACGCGCCCTGCCGGTCCGCGTTCACCCGGGGCCCGCGACGACTCGCGCAGCGAGATCAGGGAGTCCCGGATCTACAACGGCATGCCCGCCCGCGACCTGGGCACCGAGGGCTGGCACAAGCCCTGGAGCGGCGGCAACGGCGGCAACTGCCTGGAAGCCATGAAGCTGGACGACGGACGCGTCGCCGTGCGCCAGTCCGCCGACCCCGACGGTCCCGCGCTCATCTACACCTACGGGGAGATCCACGCGTTCATCCAGGGCGCGAAGGCCGGCGAGGCGGACTTCCTGCTGTCGTAG
- a CDS encoding DUF899 domain-containing protein, which produces MGLPDIVTREEWLTAREELLAKEKAATRARDALNAERRGLPMVEVDKEYYFDGYDGKATLLDLFDGRDQLVVYHFMFAPEWDAGCRSCSGFLDQIGHLAHLRARNTNFVAVSRAPFTKLLTFKARMGWTVPWYSTNGGDFNYDFLASSPDEPHDVPAINCFLRYGDRIFHTYATFARGLDGIGSTTSLLDLTALGRQEEWEQPAGRASVYGAPAGSPRVRYHDEYDD; this is translated from the coding sequence ATGGGACTTCCGGACATCGTCACGCGCGAGGAGTGGCTCACCGCGCGTGAGGAGTTGCTGGCCAAGGAGAAGGCCGCAACCCGCGCGCGGGACGCGCTCAACGCCGAGCGGCGCGGGCTGCCGATGGTCGAGGTCGACAAGGAGTACTACTTCGACGGTTACGACGGGAAGGCGACCCTGCTCGACCTGTTCGACGGCAGGGACCAACTGGTCGTCTACCACTTCATGTTCGCGCCCGAATGGGACGCGGGCTGCCGCAGCTGCTCCGGGTTCCTCGACCAGATCGGGCACCTCGCTCACCTGCGGGCCCGGAACACGAACTTCGTCGCGGTCTCCCGCGCGCCGTTCACCAAGCTGCTGACGTTCAAGGCGCGGATGGGCTGGACGGTGCCCTGGTACTCGACCAACGGCGGCGACTTCAACTACGACTTCCTGGCGTCCTCGCCCGACGAGCCGCACGACGTGCCCGCGATCAACTGCTTCCTGCGGTACGGCGACCGGATCTTCCACACGTACGCGACGTTCGCCCGCGGCCTGGACGGCATCGGCTCCACGACGAGCCTCCTCGACCTCACCGCGCTGGGCCGGCAGGAGGAGTGGGAGCAGCCCGCGGGGCGTGCCTCGGTGTACGGGGCACCGGCAGGCAGCCCACGGGTGCGATACCACGACGAGTACGACGACTGA
- a CDS encoding DUF2293 domain-containing protein: protein MASPPDPPAGPLVVQPLKRRCCAECGAGPLPLLALEGGEPRCLDCADLGHLVYLPRGDTALTRRAREGSGLSAVVVRFHRRRGRYERQGVLVEETALARAEERCLADAEARARRRVRDAPRRAAEDVRFTAAFAAEIHRLFPGCPLDRAHAIAAHASVRGSGRVGRSAAGRALSKSAVTAAVTAAVRHTATPYDELLMSGVPRGEARRRIAAAVQSTLRAWREP from the coding sequence ATGGCGAGCCCACCCGACCCTCCCGCCGGACCTCTGGTCGTCCAGCCGTTGAAGCGGCGGTGCTGCGCGGAGTGCGGCGCAGGACCGCTCCCGCTGCTCGCCCTGGAGGGCGGCGAGCCACGCTGCCTGGACTGCGCCGACCTCGGGCACCTCGTGTACCTGCCGCGCGGCGACACCGCGCTCACCCGTCGGGCCCGCGAGGGCAGCGGCCTCTCGGCGGTCGTCGTCCGTTTCCACCGCCGCCGCGGCCGGTACGAGCGGCAGGGCGTCCTCGTCGAGGAGACCGCGCTGGCCCGCGCCGAGGAGCGCTGCCTCGCGGACGCGGAGGCCCGGGCGCGGCGCCGGGTCAGGGACGCGCCGCGCCGGGCCGCGGAGGACGTGCGGTTCACGGCGGCGTTCGCCGCGGAGATCCACCGGCTCTTCCCCGGCTGCCCCCTGGACCGCGCCCACGCCATCGCCGCGCACGCGTCGGTGCGGGGCAGCGGCCGGGTCGGGCGGAGCGCGGCGGGGCGGGCCCTGTCGAAGAGCGCGGTGACGGCGGCGGTCACGGCGGCGGTACGCCACACGGCCACGCCCTACGACGAGCTGCTGATGAGCGGAGTGCCCCGCGGGGAGGCGCGGCGCCGGATCGCCGCCGCGGTCCAGTCGACCCTGCGCGCCTGGCGCGAGCCTTGA
- a CDS encoding magnesium and cobalt transport protein CorA yields MSMAGNLRKVTGLRKVGGLRGVGGLRKVARLARRGTRVDLSHPARSPLGSSVVNCVTYRDGVRQPPGRDLVDSVERIRRTGDGFVWLGLHEPTEEEFADIADLFGLHPLAVEDAVHAHQRPKVERYDQTLFAVFKTVCYVEHTELTATSEVVDTGEIMVFVGRDFVITVRHGRHGSLGPMREELESSPEQLAQGPAAVLHALADHVVDGYLEATDAVQSDIDQVETDVFAPDGARTDPGRIYQLKRELLELKRAVVPLGRPLQVLATQPMRVIAPEIQAYFRDVDDHLKRATEQIAAFDELLNSILQAHLAQVTVSQNEDMRKITAWAAVIAVPTMVCGMYGMNFDHMPELHWRFGYPLVMSLIAVACVALYRGFRRNGWL; encoded by the coding sequence ATGTCGATGGCAGGCAATCTGCGCAAGGTGACCGGCCTGCGCAAGGTCGGCGGTCTGCGCGGGGTCGGCGGCCTCCGTAAGGTCGCGCGGCTTGCCCGCCGCGGAACGCGTGTCGATTTGAGCCACCCGGCCCGCTCCCCGCTGGGTTCGTCGGTGGTGAACTGCGTGACGTACCGGGACGGTGTGCGCCAGCCGCCCGGCCGCGACCTGGTCGATTCGGTGGAGCGCATCCGCAGGACCGGTGACGGCTTCGTCTGGCTGGGACTGCACGAGCCGACGGAGGAGGAGTTCGCCGACATCGCCGACCTCTTCGGACTGCACCCCCTCGCCGTCGAGGACGCGGTCCACGCGCACCAGCGCCCGAAGGTGGAGCGGTACGACCAGACGCTGTTCGCCGTCTTCAAGACGGTCTGCTACGTGGAACACACCGAACTGACCGCCACCAGCGAGGTGGTGGACACCGGCGAGATCATGGTCTTCGTCGGCCGGGACTTCGTCATCACGGTCCGGCACGGCCGGCACGGCTCGCTCGGCCCGATGCGCGAAGAGCTCGAATCCTCGCCCGAGCAGCTCGCCCAGGGCCCGGCCGCGGTGCTGCACGCCCTCGCGGACCACGTCGTGGACGGCTATCTGGAGGCGACCGACGCCGTGCAGTCGGACATCGACCAGGTGGAGACCGACGTGTTCGCCCCGGACGGCGCCCGGACCGACCCCGGCCGCATCTACCAGCTCAAGCGTGAACTGCTCGAACTGAAGCGGGCGGTGGTGCCGCTCGGCCGCCCCCTCCAGGTGCTCGCCACGCAGCCGATGCGCGTCATCGCCCCGGAGATACAGGCGTATTTCCGGGACGTCGACGACCACCTGAAGCGGGCCACCGAACAGATCGCCGCCTTCGACGAACTGCTGAACTCGATCCTCCAGGCGCATCTGGCCCAGGTGACGGTCTCGCAGAACGAGGACATGCGGAAGATCACCGCGTGGGCGGCGGTCATCGCAGTCCCCACGATGGTCTGCGGCATGTACGGCATGAACTTCGACCACATGCCGGAGCTGCACTGGCGGTTCGGCTATCCGCTGGTCATGTCCTTGATCGCGGTGGCCTGTGTGGCGCTGTACCGCGGCTTCCGGAGGAACGGCTGGCTCTGA
- a CDS encoding MFS transporter, producing the protein MTSTVDAPDIPGPEALAALRRRTNAVLIASQILGGLGVPIGIALAPMLATDVSGTEALSGLAPTASVAGTALLSLPLAALMNARGRRAGLVLAYVIGALGAGLVVCASVVESFPLLLLGMAAFGAGSLATLQARFAAADLVEPDRRGRAISHVIWATTIGSVLGPNISAPASRVFTDTSIPKEAGPFLFAAGIFAAAAVLVAVLLRPDPLLTARALAPQESGTAQSRSLKAGIAAVAASPMARLALVTVAASHTVMVSIMVMTPVDLGHHGASLQLVGLVISGHIAGMYAFSPVMGWLADRFGRLSVIGLAVGLLCCAALLAGTAGPSHGQTAAGLFVLGLGWSAGLVSGSALLTDSVPPPARAAVQGLSDLTMNAAAGIGGAAAGLIVARASYGWLNLVGVCLLLPMAALALRRALKKA; encoded by the coding sequence GTGACTTCGACCGTCGACGCCCCTGACATACCCGGCCCGGAGGCGCTCGCCGCCCTGCGCCGCCGCACGAACGCGGTGCTGATCGCCAGTCAGATCCTGGGAGGCCTGGGCGTGCCGATCGGCATCGCCCTGGCTCCGATGCTGGCCACCGACGTGAGCGGGACAGAGGCCCTGTCCGGTCTCGCGCCGACGGCCTCCGTGGCGGGCACGGCCCTTCTCTCGCTGCCGCTCGCCGCGCTGATGAACGCGCGCGGACGGCGCGCCGGTCTCGTCCTCGCCTATGTGATCGGCGCGCTGGGCGCGGGACTCGTCGTGTGTGCCTCGGTCGTCGAGAGCTTCCCGCTGCTGCTGCTCGGCATGGCGGCCTTCGGCGCGGGCTCGCTGGCGACACTGCAGGCACGTTTCGCCGCGGCCGATCTCGTGGAGCCCGACCGGCGCGGGCGTGCCATCTCCCACGTCATCTGGGCCACGACGATCGGTTCGGTGCTGGGCCCGAACATCTCCGCGCCCGCGAGCCGGGTCTTCACCGACACGTCGATCCCGAAGGAGGCCGGTCCCTTCCTCTTCGCCGCCGGGATCTTCGCGGCCGCCGCCGTGCTGGTGGCGGTGCTGCTGCGGCCCGATCCGCTGCTCACGGCCCGTGCGCTGGCACCCCAGGAGAGCGGCACCGCACAGAGCCGTTCGCTGAAGGCGGGCATCGCGGCGGTGGCCGCCTCGCCGATGGCGCGGCTCGCCCTCGTGACGGTGGCCGCCTCGCACACCGTGATGGTCTCGATCATGGTGATGACCCCGGTCGACCTCGGACACCACGGGGCGAGCCTGCAGCTGGTGGGGCTGGTCATCAGCGGCCACATCGCTGGTATGTACGCGTTCTCGCCGGTGATGGGGTGGCTCGCCGACCGGTTCGGCAGGCTCTCCGTGATCGGGCTCGCGGTGGGACTGCTGTGCTGCGCCGCGCTGCTCGCCGGCACGGCGGGGCCGAGCCACGGCCAGACCGCCGCCGGACTCTTCGTGCTGGGCCTCGGCTGGTCCGCGGGCCTGGTCTCCGGCTCGGCGCTGCTCACCGATTCGGTGCCGCCGCCCGCACGGGCGGCCGTGCAAGGGCTCTCGGACCTGACGATGAACGCGGCGGCGGGCATCGGCGGCGCCGCCGCGGGTCTGATCGTCGCGCGCGCCAGTTACGGCTGGCTCAACCTGGTCGGCGTCTGCCTGCTGCTGCCGATGGCCGCGCTCGCCCTGCGCCGGGCGCTCAAGAAAGCGTGA
- a CDS encoding SAM-dependent methyltransferase: MTDSSYIDTSKPHPARMYDWFLGGKDNYPVDEEMGRQLVAMDGRVLTTARANRAFMQRATRWLASQGVRQFLDIGTGIPTEPNLHQIAQGIAPESRIVYCDNDPIVLAHAEALLRSTPQGVTEYIQADFREPERILEEASKVLDLERPVALCLVALLHFVADEDGAYELVERLMRALPAGSHLMLSHGTADFTPETAKEAGELYKARGLTLALRSQAEVERFFEKYELVVPGVAVLDRWKPELGEWTPESENGPTPGYGAVARKP, encoded by the coding sequence ATGACCGACTCGTCGTACATCGACACCAGCAAGCCGCACCCCGCGCGGATGTACGACTGGTTCCTCGGGGGCAAGGACAACTACCCCGTGGACGAGGAGATGGGCCGGCAGCTCGTCGCCATGGACGGCCGGGTCCTGACGACGGCGCGGGCCAACCGCGCGTTCATGCAGCGCGCCACGCGCTGGCTCGCCTCCCAGGGCGTACGGCAGTTCCTGGACATCGGCACCGGCATACCGACCGAGCCGAACCTCCACCAGATCGCCCAGGGCATCGCCCCCGAATCCCGGATCGTCTACTGCGACAACGACCCCATCGTCCTCGCCCACGCGGAGGCGCTGCTGCGCTCGACGCCGCAGGGCGTCACCGAGTACATCCAGGCGGACTTCCGCGAGCCGGAGAGGATCCTCGAAGAGGCCTCGAAGGTCCTCGACCTCGAACGGCCCGTCGCCCTGTGCCTGGTCGCGCTGCTGCACTTCGTCGCGGACGAGGACGGCGCGTACGAGCTGGTGGAGCGGCTGATGCGGGCGCTGCCCGCCGGCAGCCACCTGATGCTGTCGCACGGCACGGCCGACTTCACCCCGGAGACGGCGAAAGAGGCCGGCGAGCTCTACAAGGCGCGCGGTCTGACGCTGGCGCTGCGCTCGCAGGCCGAGGTGGAACGCTTCTTCGAGAAGTACGAGCTGGTGGTGCCCGGCGTGGCGGTCCTCGACCGCTGGAAACCGGAACTGGGCGAGTGGACACCGGAGTCGGAGAACGGCCCCACACCGGGGTACGGAGCGGTGGCGCGCAAGCCCTGA
- a CDS encoding CBS domain-containing protein yields MTTAGDIMHRGAQWIPKHETLDRAAQLMRELDVGALPISDENERLCGILTDRDIVIGCVAMGHDPSRITAGEMAKGTPRWIDSGADVDAVLREMQGHRIRRLPVIENKRLVGMISEADLAVHLTDDQLAGWVESVYAKG; encoded by the coding sequence ATGACCACCGCCGGAGACATCATGCACCGGGGTGCCCAGTGGATCCCGAAGCACGAGACCCTGGACCGCGCCGCGCAGCTGATGCGTGAACTCGACGTGGGCGCCCTGCCCATCAGCGACGAGAACGAACGGCTCTGCGGCATCCTCACCGACCGCGACATCGTCATCGGCTGTGTGGCGATGGGGCACGACCCGTCCCGGATCACCGCGGGCGAGATGGCCAAGGGCACCCCGCGCTGGATCGACTCGGGCGCCGACGTCGACGCGGTCCTGCGGGAGATGCAGGGCCACCGGATCCGCCGGCTGCCGGTGATCGAGAACAAGCGGCTCGTCGGCATGATCAGCGAGGCCGACCTGGCGGTCCACCTCACCGACGACCAGCTCGCGGGCTGGGTCGAGAGCGTGTACGCCAAGGGGTGA
- a CDS encoding ATP-binding protein, translated as MTPPAPLRTEATEGRPGDLAEALPEGAEVCVSFALAPRPGSVAQARRLMRTQLDGWAVRDDDACDAAALVLSELVTNAVVHTASRRIICELCADSEKLRIAVRDEGCGSGMPRPVHRGADDEHGRGLLLVDAVSSAWGVHDAGPDFGRTVWAELRRTTSSVTTAAAAYA; from the coding sequence GTGACTCCGCCCGCGCCGTTACGAACCGAAGCCACCGAAGGCCGTCCTGGCGATCTCGCCGAGGCGTTGCCCGAGGGCGCCGAGGTCTGCGTCAGTTTCGCCCTCGCACCTCGTCCGGGCTCCGTCGCACAGGCCAGACGCCTGATGCGGACGCAGCTGGACGGGTGGGCGGTGCGCGACGACGACGCCTGCGACGCGGCGGCACTCGTTCTCTCCGAATTGGTCACCAATGCCGTGGTGCACACCGCGAGCCGGCGGATCATCTGCGAGCTCTGCGCGGATTCGGAGAAGCTGCGAATAGCCGTACGTGACGAGGGCTGCGGTTCAGGGATGCCGCGCCCGGTGCACAGGGGGGCCGACGATGAGCACGGGAGGGGATTGCTTCTCGTCGACGCGGTGAGCAGCGCGTGGGGCGTCCACGACGCGGGGCCCGATTTCGGGCGCACGGTGTGGGCGGAGTTGCGGCGGACGACGTCATCGGTGACGACGGCAGCGGCGGCGTACGCGTAA
- a CDS encoding carbohydrate kinase family protein yields the protein MSGRADGAVPGALLVVGDVVTDIVARHRTALVPGTDTAAAIRTVPGGAGANVACWAVYRGCRDVRFVGRVGAESAAWHEAALTRAGVRSRLVVDPGAPTGTVICLVDGGAAAERTFLTDSGAALRLSPADWSSRDLDGVALLHLSGYLFFAEPGRAAARAALSAARARGVPVSVDPASAGFLAETGPERFLSAVDGVAVLLPSRDEAELLTGLPDPADAAAKLSLHFPSVVVKLGAEGALVARNGEVLHRVPAPLARPRDSTGAGDAFTGAFLAARLTGADLREAVTAGCEAGARAVQRTGGRPPDPATGA from the coding sequence TTGAGCGGACGGGCCGACGGCGCCGTACCGGGCGCGCTGCTGGTCGTCGGGGACGTCGTCACCGACATCGTGGCCCGGCACCGTACGGCGCTCGTACCGGGCACCGACACCGCGGCGGCCATCCGCACCGTGCCGGGCGGCGCGGGCGCCAACGTGGCGTGCTGGGCCGTGTATCGGGGCTGCCGCGACGTACGGTTCGTCGGCCGGGTCGGCGCCGAATCGGCGGCGTGGCACGAAGCGGCCCTCACGCGCGCGGGGGTGCGGTCCCGGCTCGTCGTCGACCCCGGGGCGCCGACGGGGACGGTGATCTGTCTGGTGGACGGGGGCGCCGCGGCGGAGCGGACGTTCCTCACGGACAGCGGTGCCGCGCTGCGGCTGTCCCCCGCCGACTGGTCGTCCCGGGACCTCGACGGCGTCGCCCTGCTGCACCTCTCCGGGTACCTGTTCTTCGCGGAGCCCGGCCGGGCGGCTGCCCGCGCGGCGCTCTCGGCGGCCCGCGCGCGTGGGGTGCCGGTGAGCGTGGATCCCGCGTCGGCGGGGTTCCTCGCGGAGACGGGGCCGGAGCGCTTCCTGTCCGCGGTGGACGGGGTGGCGGTCCTGCTGCCGAGCCGGGACGAAGCGGAGCTCCTCACCGGCCTGCCCGACCCGGCGGACGCGGCAGCGAAGCTGAGCCTCCACTTCCCGTCCGTCGTGGTCAAACTGGGCGCGGAGGGAGCACTGGTGGCCCGGAACGGCGAGGTCCTGCACCGCGTCCCCGCACCCCTCGCACGGCCCCGCGACTCGACGGGGGCGGGCGACGCCTTCACCGGCGCGTTCCTGGCCGCGCGGCTGACCGGGGCGGATCTGCGCGAGGCGGTGACGGCGGGATGCGAGGCGGGGGCGCGGGCGGTGCAGCGGACCGGCGGCAGACCTCCGGACCCGGCGACGGGGGCGTGA
- a CDS encoding cupin domain-containing protein: MTTNDQTVASFAVHIPDVELEVEPLDPAQIVSGDPVVTGKVLWESADGKQLRGIWQITPGVVTDTEANELFVVVSGRATVAVEGGDTLEVGPGDAAVLREGDRTTWTVHETLRKAYHITLP; this comes from the coding sequence ATGACCACGAATGATCAGACTGTTGCGTCTTTTGCCGTGCACATTCCGGACGTCGAGCTGGAGGTCGAGCCGCTCGACCCGGCCCAGATCGTTTCGGGAGACCCGGTCGTGACCGGCAAGGTGCTGTGGGAGTCCGCCGACGGCAAGCAGCTGCGCGGCATCTGGCAGATCACGCCGGGCGTGGTCACCGACACCGAGGCCAACGAGCTCTTCGTGGTCGTCAGCGGACGCGCCACCGTCGCCGTCGAGGGCGGCGACACCCTGGAGGTCGGCCCGGGCGACGCGGCCGTGCTGCGCGAGGGCGACCGCACGACCTGGACGGTGCACGAGACGCTGCGCAAGGCGTACCACATCACGCTCCCGTGA
- a CDS encoding DUF1772 domain-containing protein, which translates to MIDGPYFVLTVLGALACGLAAGVFAAFSTFVMKGLAALPPAQGIAAMNRINVSAVTPAFMAIFLGATGLCVVLAVVTFVLWPDEGTFELLLGSALYVVGSFGVTVVANIPRNDALAKVDPDSAEGAAYWRTYVSEWTVWNHVRTGASLAATAAFILALT; encoded by the coding sequence ATGATCGACGGACCGTACTTCGTGCTCACCGTGCTCGGGGCGCTCGCCTGCGGCCTCGCCGCCGGAGTCTTCGCCGCGTTCTCGACCTTCGTGATGAAGGGCCTCGCCGCGCTGCCTCCGGCCCAGGGCATCGCCGCGATGAACCGCATCAACGTCTCCGCGGTCACCCCGGCCTTCATGGCCATCTTCCTGGGGGCGACGGGGCTGTGCGTGGTGCTGGCCGTCGTGACGTTCGTGCTCTGGCCCGACGAGGGCACCTTCGAGCTGCTGCTCGGCAGCGCGCTCTACGTCGTCGGCTCGTTCGGGGTGACCGTCGTGGCGAACATTCCGCGCAACGACGCCCTCGCGAAGGTGGACCCGGACAGCGCGGAAGGCGCCGCGTACTGGCGTACGTACGTCAGCGAGTGGACCGTGTGGAACCACGTCCGCACGGGCGCGTCGCTCGCCGCGACGGCCGCCTTCATCCTGGCCCTCACCTGA
- a CDS encoding uridine kinase, with protein sequence MRLEPITWERLADTLADRLLDLKPADGGSWPRVAVDGAPADGAGGTGELAHRVADALRLRGRSALVVGTEGFLRPASLRFEYGHEDVEAYYSGWFDTGALWREVFGPLDPGGTGRVLPDLWDPVADRATRSPYVRLPPGGVLLLHGPLLLGHWFPFDLTLHVRLSPGALARRTPEGERWTLPAFERYESEVDPAAAADVVVRADDPRHPAWRE encoded by the coding sequence GTGCGACTCGAACCGATCACCTGGGAACGACTGGCCGACACGCTCGCCGACCGCCTGCTCGACCTGAAACCGGCCGACGGGGGCTCCTGGCCGCGCGTCGCCGTCGACGGGGCGCCCGCCGACGGGGCGGGCGGCACCGGCGAGCTGGCGCACCGGGTGGCCGACGCGCTGCGGCTGCGGGGGCGGAGCGCCCTGGTGGTCGGCACGGAGGGTTTCCTGCGGCCCGCGTCGCTGCGGTTCGAGTACGGCCACGAGGACGTGGAGGCGTACTACAGCGGGTGGTTCGACACCGGCGCCCTGTGGCGCGAGGTCTTCGGCCCGCTCGACCCCGGCGGCACGGGACGCGTCCTGCCCGACCTGTGGGACCCGGTGGCCGACCGGGCGACCCGCAGCCCGTACGTGCGGCTGCCGCCCGGCGGCGTGCTGTTGCTGCACGGCCCGCTGCTCCTCGGCCACTGGTTCCCGTTCGACCTGACCCTGCACGTGCGGCTCTCGCCGGGCGCCCTGGCGCGCCGCACGCCGGAGGGCGAGCGGTGGACGCTGCCGGCCTTCGAGCGGTACGAGTCGGAGGTCGACCCCGCGGCGGCGGCTGACGTGGTGGTACGCGCGGACGATCCGCGCCACCCCGCGTGGCGGGAGTGA